From a single Glycine soja cultivar W05 chromosome 19, ASM419377v2, whole genome shotgun sequence genomic region:
- the LOC114400189 gene encoding autophagy-related protein 18a-like isoform X3 has translation MATLSACASPPWPNPNSPNSNPDPNFLPDQSQTLDFDSLMPPQPESPPPHHHHSPDASPPESSPSLPPPSLLYLSFNQDQACFAAAADSGFRIYNCDPFRELFRRDFDGGGIGHVEMLFLCNIFALVGGGPNPQYPPNKVMIWDDHQGHCIGELSFRAAVRGVRLRRDRIIVVVEQKIFVYNFADLKLVHQIETVPNPKGLCAVSQLSDSLVLACPGLHKGQIRVEHYAQKKTKFISAHDSRIACFALTLDGQLIATASTKGTLIRIFDTDHGTLLQEVRRGANTAEICSLAFSSTAQWLAVSSDKGTVHVFSLKKHSNIPELEKTQSSSNSEAAVTLSNSSRSFIKLKGVLPKYFNSEWSVAQFHLQEGSHYTVAFGLQKNTVIILGMDGRICFMQLL, from the exons ATGGCCACCCTTTCCGCATGCGCTTCCCCTCCATGGCCAAACCCTAATTCTCCCAATTCAAATCCAGACCCTAATTTCCTCCCCGATCAATCCCAAACCCTCGACTTCGACTCCCTCATGCCTCCGCAACCCGAATCTCCACCGCCCCACCACCACCACTCCCCCGACGCATCGCCGCCGGAATCCTCCCCATCGCTCCCGCCGCCGTCGCTCCTCTACCTCTCCTTCAACCAGGACCAGGCCTGCTTCGCCGCCGCCGCCGACAGCGGCTTCCGCATCTACAACTGCGACCCCTTCCGCGAGCTCTTCCGGCGCGATTTCGACGGCGGCGGAATCGGCCACGTGGAGATGCTCTTCCTCTGCAACATCTTCGCCCTCGTCGGCGGCGGGCCTAACCCTCAGTACCCGCCCAACAAGGTCATGATCTGGGACGACCACCAGGGCCACTGCATCGGCGAGCTCTCCTTCCGCGCCGCCGTGCGCGGCGTCCGCCTCCGCCGCGACCGCATCATTGTCGTCGTCGAACAGAAGATCTTTGTCTACAACTTCGCGGACCTCAAGCTCGTGCACCAGATTGAGACCGTTCCAAACCCTAAGGGGCTCTGTGCGGTTTCGCAGCTGTCCGATTCTCTCGTTCTCGCGTGCCCCGGTTTGCACAAGGGTCAGATTCGCGTGGAACACTACGCGCAGAAGAAGACCAAGTTCATCTCAGCGCATGATTCCAGAATCGCTTGCTTCGCTCTCACGCTTGATGGACAGTTAATCGCCACCGCCAGCACCAAGGGTACGCTGATTCGGATTTTCGACACAGATCACGGCACGCTTCTTCAGGAA GTGAGAAGGGGTGCGAATACTGCTGAGATTTGTAGTTTGGCATTCTCTTCTACTGCTCAGTGGCTAGCGGTCTCAAGTGATAAGGGTACTGTCCATGTATTCAGCCTTAAGAAACATTCTAACATCCCCGAGCTGGAAAAGACACAAAGTTCATCCAATTCAGAGGCTGCCGTTACCCTATCTAACTCATCTCGCTCCTTCATTAAATTGAAAG GAGTGTTGCCCAAGTACTTCAATTCTGAGTGGTCAGTTGCTCAGTTTCACTTACAAGAGGGCTCTCATTACACAGTTGCATTTGGTCTCCAAAAGAATACAGTCATTATTCTTGGCATGGATGGAAG GATTTGTTTTATGCAGCTTCTATAG
- the LOC114398996 gene encoding dephospho-CoA kinase-like, with the protein MRIVGLTGGIASGKSTVSNLFKSHDVPIVDADVVAREVLMKGSGGWKKVVAAFGDEILLENGEVNRPRLGQIVFSDPDKRQFLNRLLAPYISRGIFWKVLKLWMKGYKVIVLDVPLLFEAKMDKFTKPIIVVWVDPETQIQRLLARDKSSEEDARNRINAQMSLDVKRGKADIVIDNTGSLDDLNQQFQKVFVEVTRPLTWTEFLRSRQGVFAILASFTSGVVLFMKTFNNHTHIS; encoded by the exons ATGAGGATCGTTGGACTGACGGGTGGAATAGCGTCTGGAAAGAGCACCGTTTCCAATCTGTTCAAGTCCCATGATGTTCCCATTGTAGATGCTGACGTTGTCGCTCGC GAGGTGTTAATGAAAGGGAGTGGTGGTTGGAAGAAAGTCGTTGCAGCTTTTGGGGACGAAATTCTTCTTGAAAATGGAGAAGTCAATAGACCCAGGCTTGGCCAAATTGTCTTCTCCGATCCGGATAAGCGTCAATTTCTCAACCG ATTGCTAGCTCCTTACATATCACGTGGGATATTTTGGAAGGTTTTGAAGCTATGGATGAAGGGATACAAGGTCATTGTTCTTGATGTGCCTTTGTTATTCGAGGCCAAGATGGACAAGTTCACAAAGCCCATTATTGTTGTATGGGTTGATCCTGAGACGCAGATTCAGCGGCTCTTGGCGAGAGACAAATCCAGTGAGGAGGATGCTCGGAATAGGATTAATGCTCAAATGTCACTGGATGTTAAAAGGGGTAAAGCTGATATAGTTATAGATAACACTGGTTCATTGGATGACTTGAATCAACAGTTTCAGAAGGTTTTTGTTGAGGTCACAAGGCCATTGACATGGACTGAGTTTTTGCGCTCCAGGCAGGGAGTCTTCGCCATTCTTGCTTCCTTCACCTCAGGTGTTGTTCTGTTTATGAAGACATTCAACAATCATACCCACATTTCATAG
- the LOC114400189 gene encoding autophagy-related protein 18a-like isoform X2, whose product MATLSACASPPWPNPNSPNSNPDPNFLPDQSQTLDFDSLMPPQPESPPPHHHHSPDASPPESSPSLPPPSLLYLSFNQDQACFAAAADSGFRIYNCDPFRELFRRDFDGGGIGHVEMLFLCNIFALVGGGPNPQYPPNKVMIWDDHQGHCIGELSFRAAVRGVRLRRDRIIVVVEQKIFVYNFADLKLVHQIETVPNPKGLCAVSQLSDSLVLACPGLHKGQIRVEHYAQKKTKFISAHDSRIACFALTLDGQLIATASTKGTLIRIFDTDHGTLLQEVRRGANTAEICSLAFSSTAQWLAVSSDKGTVHVFSLKKHSNIPELEKTQSSSNSEAAVTLSNSSRSFIKLKGVLPKYFNSEWSVAQFHLQEGSHYTVAFGLQKNTVIILGMDGRYGLKKRLNASIDANLIQYVEGR is encoded by the exons ATGGCCACCCTTTCCGCATGCGCTTCCCCTCCATGGCCAAACCCTAATTCTCCCAATTCAAATCCAGACCCTAATTTCCTCCCCGATCAATCCCAAACCCTCGACTTCGACTCCCTCATGCCTCCGCAACCCGAATCTCCACCGCCCCACCACCACCACTCCCCCGACGCATCGCCGCCGGAATCCTCCCCATCGCTCCCGCCGCCGTCGCTCCTCTACCTCTCCTTCAACCAGGACCAGGCCTGCTTCGCCGCCGCCGCCGACAGCGGCTTCCGCATCTACAACTGCGACCCCTTCCGCGAGCTCTTCCGGCGCGATTTCGACGGCGGCGGAATCGGCCACGTGGAGATGCTCTTCCTCTGCAACATCTTCGCCCTCGTCGGCGGCGGGCCTAACCCTCAGTACCCGCCCAACAAGGTCATGATCTGGGACGACCACCAGGGCCACTGCATCGGCGAGCTCTCCTTCCGCGCCGCCGTGCGCGGCGTCCGCCTCCGCCGCGACCGCATCATTGTCGTCGTCGAACAGAAGATCTTTGTCTACAACTTCGCGGACCTCAAGCTCGTGCACCAGATTGAGACCGTTCCAAACCCTAAGGGGCTCTGTGCGGTTTCGCAGCTGTCCGATTCTCTCGTTCTCGCGTGCCCCGGTTTGCACAAGGGTCAGATTCGCGTGGAACACTACGCGCAGAAGAAGACCAAGTTCATCTCAGCGCATGATTCCAGAATCGCTTGCTTCGCTCTCACGCTTGATGGACAGTTAATCGCCACCGCCAGCACCAAGGGTACGCTGATTCGGATTTTCGACACAGATCACGGCACGCTTCTTCAGGAA GTGAGAAGGGGTGCGAATACTGCTGAGATTTGTAGTTTGGCATTCTCTTCTACTGCTCAGTGGCTAGCGGTCTCAAGTGATAAGGGTACTGTCCATGTATTCAGCCTTAAGAAACATTCTAACATCCCCGAGCTGGAAAAGACACAAAGTTCATCCAATTCAGAGGCTGCCGTTACCCTATCTAACTCATCTCGCTCCTTCATTAAATTGAAAG GAGTGTTGCCCAAGTACTTCAATTCTGAGTGGTCAGTTGCTCAGTTTCACTTACAAGAGGGCTCTCATTACACAGTTGCATTTGGTCTCCAAAAGAATACAGTCATTATTCTTGGCATGGATGGAAGGTATGGTTTGAAGAAACGACTAAATG CTTCTATAGATGCCAATTTGATCCAGTACGTGGAGGGGAGATGA
- the LOC114400188 gene encoding pentatricopeptide repeat-containing protein At5g56310-like, translating into MAGWERAAILVLLKESCRSQKQVREIQAQLILQKIYPNTRVAQHFIGACQSHGLLNTALVLFTTLLPHPHVYTFNTLIRVFSQSLTPHTPLFIYTHMRRYSLLPNNFTFPPLFKSLSDTRQVTQAQCVYTHVLKLGHHQDIYVRNSLLDVYASCGHFALCRQLFDEMLHRDVVSWSVLITGYNSVGGYDDALVVFEQMQYAGFVPNRVTMINALHACAHSGNVDMGAWIHGVIKREGWELDVVLGTALIDMYGKCGRVEEGLNVFRSMKEKNVFTWNTVIKGLALAKSGQEAIWWFNKMEKDGVRPDEVTLLAVLSACSHSGLVDMGREIFGLLVDGRYGCCPNVIHYACMVDVLARSGRLKEAVEFMGCMPFGPTKAMWGSLLVGSKAQGDLELGLLAAGKLIELEPDNTAYYVHLSNLYAAMGRWTDVEKVRGVMKDRQLTKDLGCSSVEVQHQRNVGELLA; encoded by the coding sequence ATGGCGGGTTGGGAGAGGGCTGCGATTCTTGTTCTGCTTAAGGAATCCTGCCGTAGCCAGAAGCAGGTTCGAGAAATTCAAGCGCAGCTCATCCTCCAGAAAATCTACCCAAACACCAGAGTCGCTCAACACTTCATCGGTGCGTGCCAATCACACGGCCTTCTCAACACTGCTCTTGTTCTCTTCACCACCCTCCTCCCCCACCCCCACGTCTACACCTTCAACACCCTCATCAGAGTCTTCTCCCAATCCCTTACCCCGCACACCCCTCTCTTCATCTACACCCACATGCGCCGCTACTCCCTCCTCCCCAACAACTTCACTTTCCCTCCCCTCTTCAAGTCCCTCTCCGACACCCGCCAAGTCACCCAGGCGCAATGCGTCTACACCCACGTCCTCAAACTCGGCCACCACCAAGATATCTACGTCCGCAACTCCCTCCTCGACGTCTACGCCTCGTGCGGCCACTTCGCATTGTGTCGCCAACTGTTCGATGAAATGCTTCACAGGGATGTTGTGTCCTGGAGCGTGTTGATCACTGGGTACAACAGCGTTGGCGGCTACGACGATGCCTTGGTTGTCTTTGAACAGATGCAGTATGCGGGGTTTGTTCCTAATAGGGTCACGATGATAAACGCGTTGCACGCTTGTGCTCACTCTGGGAATGTTGACATGGGGGCGTGGATACATGGTGTCATAAAGAGGGAGGGTTGGGAATTGGATGTGGTATTGGGGACGGCGCTGATTGATATGTATGGGAAGTGTGGGAGAGTGGAAGAGGGGTTGAATGTGTTCCGGAGCATGAAGGAGAAGAATGTGTTTACTTGGAATACGGTTATTAAAGGGCTAGCTTTGGCCAAGAGTGGACAAGAAGCAATTTGGTGGTTTAACAAAATGGAGAAAGATGGAGTTAGACCGGATGAAGTGACTTTGTTGGCGGTGCTATCTGCGTGCAGTCACTCGGGTTTGGTGGACATGGGTCGAGAGATTTTTGGTTTGTTGGTTGATGGGAGGTACGGGTGTTGTCCTAATGTCATACACTATGCTTGCATGGTTGACGTGTTGGCGCGTTCTGGGCGTTTGAAAGAGGCTGTTGAGTTCATGGGATGTATGCCTTTTGGACCCACCAAGGCTATGTGGGGATCGTTGTTGGTTGGTTCTAAAGCTCAGGGTGACTTGGAGTTGGGTCTGCTAGCGGCTGGAAAGCTCATTGAATTGGAGCCGGATAACACTGCATATTATGTTCATCTATCAAATCTGTATGCGGCGATGGGAAGATGGACTGATGTTGAGAAAGTGAGGGGGGTGATGAAGGATAGGCAACTGACCAAGGACTTGGGGTGTAGTTCTGTGGAGGTACAACACCAGAGGAATGTTGGCGAACTTTTGGCATAG
- the LOC114400189 gene encoding autophagy-related protein 18a-like isoform X1, translating to MATLSACASPPWPNPNSPNSNPDPNFLPDQSQTLDFDSLMPPQPESPPPHHHHSPDASPPESSPSLPPPSLLYLSFNQDQACFAAAADSGFRIYNCDPFRELFRRDFDGGGIGHVEMLFLCNIFALVGGGPNPQYPPNKVMIWDDHQGHCIGELSFRAAVRGVRLRRDRIIVVVEQKIFVYNFADLKLVHQIETVPNPKGLCAVSQLSDSLVLACPGLHKGQIRVEHYAQKKTKFISAHDSRIACFALTLDGQLIATASTKGTLIRIFDTDHGTLLQEVRRGANTAEICSLAFSSTAQWLAVSSDKGTVHVFSLKKHSNIPELEKTQSSSNSEAAVTLSNSSRSFIKLKGVLPKYFNSEWSVAQFHLQEGSHYTVAFGLQKNTVIILGMDGSFYRCQFDPVRGGEMTQLEHRNFLKPEPETAL from the exons ATGGCCACCCTTTCCGCATGCGCTTCCCCTCCATGGCCAAACCCTAATTCTCCCAATTCAAATCCAGACCCTAATTTCCTCCCCGATCAATCCCAAACCCTCGACTTCGACTCCCTCATGCCTCCGCAACCCGAATCTCCACCGCCCCACCACCACCACTCCCCCGACGCATCGCCGCCGGAATCCTCCCCATCGCTCCCGCCGCCGTCGCTCCTCTACCTCTCCTTCAACCAGGACCAGGCCTGCTTCGCCGCCGCCGCCGACAGCGGCTTCCGCATCTACAACTGCGACCCCTTCCGCGAGCTCTTCCGGCGCGATTTCGACGGCGGCGGAATCGGCCACGTGGAGATGCTCTTCCTCTGCAACATCTTCGCCCTCGTCGGCGGCGGGCCTAACCCTCAGTACCCGCCCAACAAGGTCATGATCTGGGACGACCACCAGGGCCACTGCATCGGCGAGCTCTCCTTCCGCGCCGCCGTGCGCGGCGTCCGCCTCCGCCGCGACCGCATCATTGTCGTCGTCGAACAGAAGATCTTTGTCTACAACTTCGCGGACCTCAAGCTCGTGCACCAGATTGAGACCGTTCCAAACCCTAAGGGGCTCTGTGCGGTTTCGCAGCTGTCCGATTCTCTCGTTCTCGCGTGCCCCGGTTTGCACAAGGGTCAGATTCGCGTGGAACACTACGCGCAGAAGAAGACCAAGTTCATCTCAGCGCATGATTCCAGAATCGCTTGCTTCGCTCTCACGCTTGATGGACAGTTAATCGCCACCGCCAGCACCAAGGGTACGCTGATTCGGATTTTCGACACAGATCACGGCACGCTTCTTCAGGAA GTGAGAAGGGGTGCGAATACTGCTGAGATTTGTAGTTTGGCATTCTCTTCTACTGCTCAGTGGCTAGCGGTCTCAAGTGATAAGGGTACTGTCCATGTATTCAGCCTTAAGAAACATTCTAACATCCCCGAGCTGGAAAAGACACAAAGTTCATCCAATTCAGAGGCTGCCGTTACCCTATCTAACTCATCTCGCTCCTTCATTAAATTGAAAG GAGTGTTGCCCAAGTACTTCAATTCTGAGTGGTCAGTTGCTCAGTTTCACTTACAAGAGGGCTCTCATTACACAGTTGCATTTGGTCTCCAAAAGAATACAGTCATTATTCTTGGCATGGATGGAAG CTTCTATAGATGCCAATTTGATCCAGTACGTGGAGGGGAGATGACTCAGCTGGAACATCGCAACTTTTTAAAGCCAGAACCAGAAACAGCCTTGTAA